From the genome of Ornithodoros turicata isolate Travis unplaced genomic scaffold, ASM3712646v1 Chromosome42, whole genome shotgun sequence, one region includes:
- the LOC135374093 gene encoding uncharacterized protein LOC135374093 encodes MICCTLYPTAKFYSKVASLLVSEHSNLADTKGSGYDSWVIGLRNKFKNERRKLSNNEVVEQSRAKYGVKRNVAKDTASTTTMQRNNISRLPDNAHGTSDTSDTSQHESWLSNEYLKQKPDISQMLVHLRESFQGRSKKMKTAKVLDCTMEYPYVMDFRMFMHEFELLTQKDAVKGVEDAVYKVLHIVATKDVRCSEEIKNSILNLDRFQGYRRRKRHLQALLVARALAEMFKEKRAMGSLFAHESAENVPATPYISYTGTSL; translated from the exons ATGATTTGCTGCACTCT ATATCCCACTGCCAAGTTTTATTCCAAGGTGGCCAGCCTACTTGTGTCTGAGCACAGTAACTTGGCCGACACTAAGGGCAGTGGCTAT GACTCTTGGGTTATAGGCTTAAGGAACAAGTTCAAAAATGAGCGGCGCAAGTTGTCTAACAACGAAGTGGTAGAACAATCCAGAGCTAAGTATGGTGTGAAGAGAAATGTTGCAAAGGACACAGCTAGTACTACTACAATGCAGCGCAACAACATATCCAGGCTACCT GATAATGCACACGGCACATCTGATACATCGGATACCAGTCAGCATGAATCGTGGCTTTCAAATGAATACCTCAAACAAAAACCGGACATTTCTCAAATGCTTGTGCACTTGAGAGAAAGCTTTCAAGGGCGGTCCAAGAAAATGAAAACAGCCAAGGTTTTAGACTGTACAATGGAGTACCCTTATGTCATGGATTTCAGAATG TTCATGCACGAGTTTGAGCTACTCACACAAAAGGATGCTGTGAAAGGCGTAGAAGATGCAGTATACAAAGTGCTGCACATCGTGGCAACAAAAGACGTACGCTGTTCCGAAGAAATCAAAAATAGCATTCTCAATCTGGACCGGTTCCAGGGATATCGCAGGCGTAAAAGGC ATCTGCAAGCTTTGCTTGTTGCAAGAGCCCTGGCTGAGATGTTCAAAGAGAAGAGAGCCATGGGGAGCTTATTTGCTCACGAGTCG GCTGAGAACGTTCCTGCGACGCCCTACATCTCCTACACTGGGACCTCTCTGTAG